The following coding sequences are from one Streptomyces sp. NBC_01232 window:
- the iolC gene encoding 5-dehydro-2-deoxygluconokinase: MTGTGDPFAFDLITMGRIGVDLYPLTTGIPLAEAETFGKFLGGSPTNVAVAAARLGRRVAVITRTGADPFGGYLRSELRGFGVDDRWVTEVPGLPTPITFCEIFPPDHFPLYFYRLPKAPDLEIAADEVDLAAVRAARLFWMTGTGLSEEPSRAATLAALEARARTGTTVFDLDWRPMLWREKPGPYYERALRWATVAVGNAEECEIATGESDPHAAARALLAAGVELAVVKRGPKGVLAVHRDGTVAEVAPVPVEVVNGLGAGDAFGGALCHGLLAGWELEAVMRYANAAGAIVASRLACGAAMPFSHEVEEVLGRAGGV, encoded by the coding sequence GTGACCGGCACCGGCGATCCGTTCGCGTTCGACCTGATCACGATGGGCCGGATCGGGGTGGATCTCTACCCGTTGACGACCGGCATTCCACTGGCCGAGGCCGAGACCTTCGGCAAGTTCCTGGGCGGCTCCCCGACGAACGTGGCCGTCGCGGCGGCCCGGCTGGGGCGACGGGTGGCGGTGATCACCAGGACCGGCGCGGACCCCTTCGGCGGGTACCTGCGGTCCGAACTGCGGGGATTCGGGGTGGACGACCGCTGGGTGACAGAGGTGCCCGGACTGCCGACCCCCATCACCTTCTGCGAGATCTTCCCGCCGGACCATTTCCCGCTGTACTTCTACCGGCTGCCGAAGGCGCCGGATCTGGAGATCGCGGCGGACGAGGTGGACCTGGCGGCGGTACGGGCCGCCCGCCTGTTCTGGATGACGGGCACGGGCCTGAGCGAGGAGCCCTCGCGGGCGGCGACACTGGCGGCCCTGGAGGCCCGCGCGCGCACCGGTACGACGGTCTTCGACCTGGACTGGCGGCCGATGCTGTGGCGGGAGAAACCCGGGCCGTACTACGAACGGGCGCTGCGGTGGGCGACGGTGGCCGTGGGCAACGCGGAGGAGTGCGAGATCGCCACGGGCGAGTCCGATCCGCACGCGGCGGCGAGGGCCCTGCTGGCGGCGGGCGTGGAACTGGCCGTCGTCAAACGGGGACCGAAGGGCGTGCTGGCGGTCCACCGGGACGGGACGGTGGCGGAGGTCGCACCGGTGCCGGTCGAAGTGGTCAACGGGCTGGGCGCGGGAGATGCGTTCGGCGGGGCGCTGTGCCACGGGCTGCTGGCGGGGTGGGAGCTGGAGGCGGTGATGCGGTACGCGAACGCGGCCGGGGCGATCGTCGCCTCGCGGCTGGCGTGCGGGGCGGCGATGCCGTTCTCTCACGAGGTGGAGGAGGTGCTGGGGCGTGCCGGTGGTGTCTGA
- a CDS encoding sugar phosphate isomerase/epimerase family protein — MTSSPPALTRIRIGSAPDSWGVWFPDDPRQTPWERFLDEVADAGYEWIELGPYGYLPTDPARLAEETAKRGLRVSAGTVFTGLHHGPAVWEDTWAHVSRIAALTRAMGAAHLVVIPSFWRDDKTGEVLEDRTLTPGQWRELASQTERLGREVQDRYGLRIVVHPHADTHIDTPENVARFLDATDPGLVSLCLDTGHYAYCGGDSVQALETFGERIGYLHLKQVDPRILAEVVAQELPFGPAVGRGVMCEPPSGVPALEPVLAAAQRLGVDLFAVVEQDMYPCPPDRPLPIARRTRAYLRSCGAR, encoded by the coding sequence ATGACGTCCTCCCCGCCCGCGCTGACCCGTATCCGCATCGGTTCGGCTCCGGACTCCTGGGGGGTCTGGTTTCCCGACGACCCCCGGCAGACCCCGTGGGAACGCTTCCTCGACGAGGTCGCGGACGCCGGGTACGAGTGGATCGAACTCGGCCCCTACGGCTATCTGCCCACCGATCCCGCCCGCCTCGCCGAGGAAACGGCCAAGCGCGGGCTGCGCGTCTCGGCCGGCACCGTCTTCACCGGACTCCATCACGGGCCCGCCGTGTGGGAGGACACCTGGGCGCACGTGTCGCGGATCGCGGCGCTCACCCGGGCCATGGGCGCCGCCCATCTCGTCGTCATCCCCTCCTTCTGGCGGGACGACAAGACCGGGGAGGTGCTGGAGGACCGCACCCTGACCCCCGGCCAATGGCGTGAACTGGCCTCCCAGACCGAGCGGCTCGGCCGGGAGGTCCAGGACCGGTACGGGCTGCGGATCGTCGTCCATCCGCATGCCGACACCCACATCGACACCCCGGAGAACGTGGCACGTTTCCTGGACGCCACCGACCCCGGCCTGGTATCGCTCTGCCTGGACACGGGGCACTACGCGTACTGCGGCGGGGACAGCGTGCAGGCCCTCGAGACCTTCGGCGAGCGGATCGGCTACCTCCACCTCAAGCAGGTGGATCCGCGGATCCTCGCCGAAGTCGTCGCGCAGGAACTGCCCTTCGGTCCGGCCGTGGGCCGGGGGGTGATGTGCGAACCGCCCTCGGGGGTGCCCGCGCTGGAACCGGTGCTCGCGGCGGCCCAGCGTCTGGGCGTCGACCTCTTCGCCGTCGTGGAGCAGGACATGTACCCGTGCCCGCCCGACCGGCCGCTGCCGATCGCCCGGCGCACCCGCGCCTACCTCCGCTCCTGCGGAGCCCGCTGA
- a CDS encoding Gfo/Idh/MocA family protein, with protein sequence MSTLGIAVIGTGKMGADHVRRIGGTVGGARVVAVADPDGDRVKEIAGSLDGATAHTDPAAAIAAPGVQAVLIASPGPAHEEAILRALERELPVLCEKPLTPDPAGALRVMEAEQRLGRRLVQVGFMRRYDAEYERLKQLLDAGGIGRPLFLHCRHRNASSPSFFTSDMLISDSVVHEVDAARWLLGQEITAVTVLSPRPTAAAPEGLSDPRLVLLETSGGAVVDVEIFVNCGFGYQVQCEAVGEAGSARIGDGHAMVVQSAGRWGGEIAQDFTVRFADAYDRQLRSWVAAAGRGRVAGPDAWDGYAAAAVSEAGLSAARSGVRTEVELAERPALYR encoded by the coding sequence ATGAGCACGCTCGGCATCGCAGTCATCGGCACCGGGAAGATGGGCGCCGACCACGTGCGCCGGATCGGGGGGACCGTCGGCGGGGCCCGCGTGGTGGCCGTGGCCGACCCGGACGGGGACCGGGTCAAGGAGATCGCGGGATCCCTGGACGGGGCGACGGCGCACACCGACCCGGCGGCCGCGATAGCCGCACCCGGGGTGCAGGCCGTACTGATCGCCTCTCCCGGTCCGGCCCACGAGGAGGCGATCCTGCGCGCCCTGGAGCGGGAGCTGCCGGTGCTGTGCGAAAAGCCGCTGACCCCGGACCCGGCGGGGGCGCTGCGCGTCATGGAGGCCGAACAGCGGCTGGGGCGGCGCCTGGTGCAGGTGGGGTTCATGCGGCGGTACGACGCCGAATACGAGCGGCTGAAGCAGCTGCTGGACGCGGGCGGGATCGGGCGCCCGCTCTTCCTGCACTGCCGTCACCGCAATGCCTCCTCGCCGTCGTTCTTCACCAGCGACATGCTGATCAGCGACTCGGTGGTGCACGAGGTGGACGCGGCCCGGTGGTTGCTGGGTCAGGAGATCACCGCCGTCACGGTGCTCTCCCCCAGGCCCACGGCGGCCGCTCCCGAGGGGCTGAGCGATCCCCGGCTGGTGCTGCTGGAGACCTCCGGCGGGGCCGTGGTGGACGTGGAGATCTTCGTCAACTGTGGTTTCGGCTACCAGGTGCAGTGCGAGGCGGTCGGCGAGGCGGGCAGCGCCCGGATCGGCGACGGTCACGCGATGGTGGTGCAGTCGGCCGGCCGGTGGGGCGGCGAGATCGCCCAGGACTTCACGGTGCGCTTCGCCGATGCCTACGACCGGCAGCTGCGGAGCTGGGTGGCGGCGGCCGGTCGCGGCCGGGTCGCCGGGCCCGACGCATGGGACGGCTACGCCGCGGCCGCAGTCTCCGAGGCGGGGCTTTCGGCCGCGCGCAGCGGCGTACGGACCGAGGTGGAGCTGGCGGAGCGTCCGGCCCTGTACCGCTGA
- a CDS encoding helix-turn-helix transcriptional regulator, which yields MSDRQLWSYKEIAAHIRVQPDTVRSYRKHGLLPTPDHVERGKPYWYADTVRAWVARRPGNRGRRED from the coding sequence ATGAGCGACCGACAGCTGTGGTCGTACAAGGAGATCGCTGCCCACATCCGGGTCCAGCCGGACACCGTGCGCTCGTACCGCAAGCACGGGCTGCTGCCCACGCCCGACCACGTGGAGAGGGGCAAGCCCTACTGGTACGCCGACACCGTGCGCGCCTGGGTGGCCCGCCGGCCCGGGAACCGGGGCCGCCGCGAGGACTGA